GGCGCCTTCCGGCACGTCGTTGGTCGTCTCCAACGTCACCCAATCAGAGTCCGCCTTCAGGTGCGGCACCTGCGGCCAGGTGCCGATCATCTCGTCCTGTTTGTCGACGAACGTGAATGCGACCCGCGCGTCGTTCCACCCCTGGTCGCCCATCTCCAGCTTATTCGCGCGCATCTTCACGCGCACTGCGAGGCGCTTCCACGCCGGATCAAGCGGAACGGTCTGGAGCAACTGAGTGGCGGTCTTCTCATTGCCGTGGTCGATGCGCAGGAAGGTATTGCCCCCTTCGGTCACGGTCTTGACGTGTTCGTTGCCGCCAGACCAGTCGGCCGGTCGACCGTCCTCGATGCGCTCGAAATTGGCGTTCTTCACGCGGGCCTCGGATGTCGCTGCGTACGTTGGCTGGGCCACAAGCAGAAGCGTGAAAGCGGCGGCGAGCGCGCGACCGATGCTCGGGTGTTTTGAATTCATCATGTGTGTGTTGTTACCTGGCTCGTGAGACACGAGGGGGAAGGCGGGTTGATCTGATCCCTCAACCAACGCTCGGAACCTGATCGCGACACGATCAGGTTCCGAGGAAGGCCGTACTTCGTGTGGACGGGCAGTGGGTGCAGACCAAACGCGGATCTGCGGCCATCCCCACGATCGATAAGGTCACTTTCCCCCATCAATTAGGTCGGTCAGTTTAGTCCTTAACGTACGTCCAGCGACCCGAGGTAGGGCCCTTCATCCTGTTGATGTAGTCAGGGCTGCCCTTGATGACGCCAGCAGACTCGTAGGGCGTCATCGCCTCCACGTGCCCATCGGCAATCAGGTAGTTGAAACGTCCGCCGGGGTGAAGCGCGTACGAGATGGCGCCGACCGGGGAATTGCTCGGAAGGTTTGTATTCTCCCAAGGCCCCTTAACCTGTTGGGCCGGCGCATCTTTCGCAGAGCCACCCGTCGTGCCCATTGGGCTGTTGGGAAGCGAATCGTTGATCACTGAACCATCCGACCACTCCATCAGCATGATGGTGTCGTTCGCAATGGACGAATATTGCTTTCTCGAGGCGGGCTTGCCGTAAAAATCTACCGTTGTAGGACCGGCAGATATCGTCGATATGCCCAGAGAACCCAGCCCGAACGAGTTCCAATTACGGTTGCGGATCGGCTTGTACGTGATGTTCCGCATGGGCGTGCTATTGTCCGACGGGCACTGAAGAATTGGCGGGCAGTACGTTTGGGCGGTATTGGAATAGTCGCCGTCCTTGACGGCGTCAGGCATGCGACCACCGGTCAAGTACTTGTCCATCCAGTCGGTCCAAGTCCAGTTTCGACCCGGCGCAAGCTGATAGCCGCCCGGTGGCAGAATCCCGCTGTTCTCGTTCGCGTACATCCGGAACATCAGGCCGATCTGCCGCATGTTGCTGGCGCACGCGACCGTGTTGGCAGCCTGCCTCGCCTTATTCAGCGACGGAAGCAGGATGCTGATCAGCAGGGCGATGATGCCGATGACAACGAGTAACTCGACCAGCGTGAAGCCCAAGGGACAGGACCGACGGGACGATTTGCGGTTGCGCGACATGCGAACTCCTTAAGCAAGAACTGACGTGAATGTTGATTCGGCCAACGAAGCTTGCATGGCGGGGTAGCACGGAATGCCCAAGCCGCTATTCAAGCCAATTTCGTCAGAGTAAATATGCACCCAATTCTGCGCAGGCCAATGTCGCTCGGCGCAGAAATCTCTATCAACGGGCGCAGCCTCCTTGCAATCTGAATTAGTTGAGGCAGATTGTGCGTAACTCTCGGTAGAACAGATGCACTCGGCCTTTCGTTCTCGATCGATTAGCGGGATTGGGATGCTCTGCGGGTAACCCCTTAGCCAAAAAGACGACGTCGGACGAGAGACGGAGGATCTACGAGTCGAGCGTGTCCCATCCGATCTGTCTTCTCGTCGTTCATTGAGTGTCTCTGGCGCAGCGGGAGCATTCCGGTGCGGGTCGCGCTCCGCTTCGGTCGCAAAAATTTTGGGCGGATCGCCGTACATGGATACACCCTGCTGGGGACATTGTGAGGTTGAGTGCAGATGACAACTGATACGAACACGCCCGACGCCACCTACGCCGCGCTACAGGCACGGCTGTGCCAGGGGTGGAACACGTGGGACGTGCGCAGCCTGCTCAGTCACGTGCTGTTGCCGCACGCGCTGGCGGTGCGGATCGGCATCAAGGAGTACGCGTCCGGCCGTTACCTGGGTGAGGCGCTTGTGGGGCGGCACGGCGAGCAGGTGGAAGCGGTACGGCCTGGCGTGCGCAGCTACGACGGCGCGTACACCGAACTCGAGATCACCTGGGCGAACGTGCGGCTTCGCGTCGAGTCGACCGCTGACGACAGCGGGCTTCTCCTGCTCGTGACGCCCCTGGACCGCCAGTCGGTCGACCGTTCGCTACGCCTGCCCGTGCTGGTCGTTGGTGGCGCCTTCCTGTGGAACAGCGACGGTGTCGTGCGCCACGATGGACTGGATCTGCTCGCGACGCCGCCGGGCGAATCAGCCGTGCGCATAGCGTGCAGCGGCCAACGGAGCGACGACCGCAACGTGCCGGCGACGGGGCCGTACGTCGCGGTGACGATCGAGGATCAACCGATCGTCATCACCGCCGGCAAACCATATGACGCGCCAGCCGCGCGAAAGTTGCTGGATGCGCGGCGCGAATCGCTGCATGCGAGCTTTGCCGCTCAAGGCGAACGGGACGGGGAAATTGCCGGGGCGGTACAGTCGGCTTTGGCGTGGAACACGATTCACGATCCGGATGGTCGCCGCGCGATCAGCCCGGTAAGCCGCGTGTGGAGCAGCCAGCAGGGTGGGTGGGTGCTGTTCTGCTGGGACACTTATTTTGCTGCCATCTTGGCCAGTGCGACGGGAAACGTGGACCTCGCGTACGCCAACGTCGTCGAGATCACGCGCCACGCGACAGAAGCGGGGTTCGTTCCGAATACTACGAACGCGCATGGCTTTGCGACGCGCGACCGCAGCCAACCGCCCGTCGGTGGAACGGTGCTGCTGGAACTGTTCCGCCGTCACGGCGACGCGTGGGTTGTGCGGTTGCTGCTCGATCGCTTGCTGAAATGGAACCGCTGGTGGCACGAGGCGCGGGCCGCTGGCGAGGGCTGTCTGGCGTGGGGCAGCAACACGTATGCGCCCGTCGTCGGCAACGAGTGGGAGACGGCCAAGAACGGTGTCGGCGGGCGGTTTGGTGGCGCGCTGGAGAGCGGGATGGATAACAGCCCGACCTACGACGACGTGCCGTTCGATGCCGCCACCGGCACGCTCGCGCTGCAGGACGTTGGCCTGACCAGCCTGTACGTATCCGATTGCGACGCGCTGGCGGAACTGGCCACGGCCGTCGACCGCCACGAGGTGGCCGCGGAACTGCGCGGGCGGGCGCAGGTGTATCGTGCGGGTCTGGCTTCGCTGTGGTGCGAGGAATTGGGTCTGTTCGCGAACCGACGGTTGGACACGGGCGAGTTCAGCCATCGTTCGGCGCCGCCGAGCTTTTTCCCACTTTTAGTGCCGGGCGTGGCGACTGCCAGCCAGATGCAGCGGATGTTGAAAGAGCACCTGCATGCGCCGACGCGATTCGGTGGTGAGTGGGTGATTCCCAGCTGCCCGCGCGACGATGCCGCCTACCCCGAGCAGCACTACTGGCGCGGACGCATCTGGGGGCCGCACAACTACCTGGTTTGGCTCGGTTTACGCCGAAGCGGCCTGGATGATGCCGCTGCCGACCTGGCGCATCGGTCGGCGGCGCTGTTGCTGCGCGAGTGGCGGTCACATCGGCATGTACACGAAAACTACCATGGGGACAGTGGCGACGGCTGCGGTTATCGCTGGAGCGATTCGTTCTATCACTGGGGTGGGTTGCTCGGTATTCCGTCCATTTTGACGCCGAAATAGGCGCGCAATTATCAGGCAAATCTCGGCTGATTTAGGCAGTTTCAGGCTATTTAGGTGTATACGCAGCGAACGAAAATTCCTTATCGCGGTCGCTCATCCGTAGACGCGCTGGCTCGCCCGATATCGCTCCGGCGCGGTGCCGATCGTGCGTCGGAACGCGCGGCTGAACGAGAAGGGATCCGGAACGCCGACCCGTCTCGCGATCTCCTTGACCGGCAGCGTCGTCGTAGCCAGCAGCACGCTCGCCGCCTCGCACCGAAGGCGCGCCAGGTACTTAGCCGGCGCCAGCCCGGTGCGGGCGCGGATCTGCTGACGCACCGACGAGTAGCTGATGTCGTGCCGGCGCGCCAGCGCCTGGAAGTCCAGCGGCTCCTGCAGGCGCTGCCGGCACGTCGCGAGGATGGCCTCGATCGGGTCGCTCGGCGAGGGCGCGCCCGCGGCGGCGGCGTGGAGGTCGACCAGCAGCTGCTGGCCCACCAGGCAGGCGCGGTCGACGTCACCCATCGCGTCGCGCTGGTAGAGGCGGGCGGCCTCCTGGAACAGCGCGACCGCGAACGTCACCTCTGGCAGCCGGAGCGGAATGCCACCGGTGGGGATCAGCCCGGACTCCACGAGCCGAGCTGCATTGGGGCCATCGAAGCCGATGTAGTGCTCCTCCCAATCGTCGTCCGGGCCGTAGTCGAACACCGGTCCCGGGTACACGCCGATCACCATGCCCGGCGACACCACGGTACAGGGCCCGTTGCCGGCGCGGTACGTGCCCTTGCCGCGCACGATCAGCGCGATGGCCGGGAAGTTGAATCGGGCCTTCACGTGCGTGCGCTTCCGTCGGAAGTACCCGATGCTCGCCAGGTACAGGTCGCGGCGGATCACGCCGGGTGGGCAGGGTTGACCGGTGAACGCGGGGGGCAAGTCGGGGGTCGTTGTCATTTCTGTTGGTTGTATGGCAAGCCTGCTATTCACCCGCAGTCGGCCGAGGTCATAAGGTATTCCCCGGATGACGATTGTCCATCGTCACGACTTCACCCCCACCGGAGAGTAATACCATGAACGCGACCGCCCCTGACATCACCGAGACGCTCAGCCCCGACCAGACTGAACGGTTCGATCGCGACGGCTACATCGCGATCCCGAAACTGCTCGACCCGACAACGCTTGAAACGTTGCGGGACTACTACGACCGCATCATCCGTTCTGAGATTAAGCTTCCCGGCGATCGGCAACTCGGCAGCGTGACGCGGCAGGTCATGCATCCGCGTAAGGACATTCCGTACTTTAACGACAACCCCGCCGTCAGCCGTGGATTGCGGCTTGCAAAGCAGCTGCTTCGCGCCGATCGGGTCGAGGTCTCCTTTGACATGCTGATCTACAAGCCGCCGATGCACCCGAAGGCGACGCCCTGGCACCAGGACTTCGCGTACAACAACATGCCCTTCGCGCCCGAGGGGATGCCAATGGATGGCGGCGGCGTCCAGTTCTGGGTCGCGCTCGACGATGTCGACTTCGAAAATGGCTGCATGCATTTCCTGCCCGGGCACCACAAGCAGGCATTGCGGCTGCATTACGTTTACGCGGGCAAACCCACGGACGAAGGCCGCCTTCTCGCGACCGCGGCGTTCGGCGATCCGGACCTGCCCAACGAGGGCATCGCGTGCCCACTGGCCGCCGGCGGCTGCACGATTCACGCGTATGGAACGCCGCACTATACGCCGCCAAACACGAGCCAAAGCCGCGGACGGCGCGCGTACATCTTCAACGTCCGTGCAATGTGAAATTGCCGGATCGAACAGGGACCAGATGCTTTACAACGATGTGGAACTGCACAACGTCACCGCCATTGAGGCCATTCCCGGAAAACCGGGCATGCGCCTGCAGCGGGTTCCCGATTCGGTCCGCGCCGATTTGAACGAGGGCGCGAGCGGCGCCTCGCTCGCGCCCACCTCGTGCGAGGTGCGTTTCGTCACCAAGTCGCCGACCCCACGCGTCAAGCTTTACTCAGACGTGCACCACGAGTACGTGCACGTGTCGCAGGGCGACTTCCTTCAGTCGGAGGTCATGATCGAGCCCGGCGCCACGCGCACGATCGAGCTGCAGGCCGCCGTCGATCTGCCGGGGCTGGTGCAAGCCAACGGGCTGCGATCCGCGTTTGCGCCAACCGTGTGGCGCCTTCGGCTGAGCGGGACCGGCCGCGTCCACCTTGTCTCGGTGGACGCGGGCGGCCTCCCCGTGCGGCCGCCGATGGACAGCGAAAAGCCGGCGAAGCGGTGGCTCGCCTACGGGTCGTCCATCACGCAGGGGTTCAGCGCCCCGCGGCTTGCCAACCCCTACGTCGTGCAGGCCGCGCGGCAGTTGGGCGTAGACGTGTACAACGTCGGCTTCGGCGGCAGCTGTCACGCCGAGCGGGAACTCACCGACTATTTCGCCGCGCGCGACGATTGGGATCTGATCACCTGCGAGCTCGGCATCAACCTGCACAACCACACGATGCCGATCGCCGAGGCGGCTGACCGCTTCGCCTACCTGGCCCGCACGTTAGGTGCTGCCCAACCTGACAAACCGGTCGTCCTGATCACCGCGTTCTTCTCGTCCCACGACCTTCGGCCACCGTCGGAAAACGTCCGAATGCGTGCCGACTCGCTTCGCGCCGCCGTGCGCGACGCTGCGGCCAACTGCGGTTGCGACAACGTTACGTTGATCGAGGGAACGGATCTGTTGCCCAGCCTGAGGGGGCTGTCGCCCGACCTGGTTCACCCCAGCGATCACGGGATGACGATCATCGCTGACAATCTTGCCGCCCGCCTTGCACCGCTGATTGGGTAGCACTACCTCGGACGAGCCGAAACAATGAATGAGTTCTCGATCACAACCGACGGCGACGATACCGCGCCCGAAGGGCCCTGGGCCTCGTTAGTCGGCGCCCGCGACGGGTTGCGACGATTGCGCGAGTGCGGCCAGTTGAAGGGGCCGGCACGCGTCACCGTGGGCGGTGGCCGCTATGCCATGCGCGAAGCGATCCGCTTCAAGGTGGCCGATGGCGACACCACGTACGTCGCCGACCCCAATGCGCCCGCCATCTTCGACGGCGCCGAGCGCATCGACGGGTGGACCGAGACCACGCACGCCGGGTGCCGCGCCTGGGTGACGACCGTACCCGACGTGGCTGCCAACCGTTGGTATTTCCGATCGCTCTTCGTTCGCGGTTCGCGTCGGCCGCGCGCCCGTCTGCCGAAGTTCACCGCAGATGCCAAAGGCGTCGCGAACGTGCGGCGCATTGCCGAGCTGCGCTACCCGGAGAACCGGAAGCTGTTCGCCGGCGACAACGTCTTCAAGCCCGCCGCCGGCGATGTGCAGGACTGGCCGAGCCTGATTGACGCGGAGATCGTATTGCTGCACTACTGGCTCGAGACGCGGTTGCCCTCGCCACGGTTCGACGCGCGAACGGGTTGGGTGCGGTGCGGCCGGCGGTCGGTCTTCAACCTCTACGAATCGTTCAACCCGAAGCTGGCACGCTATTACGTCGACAACCTGTACGAGGCGCTATCGGAACCCGGCGAGTGGTACCTCAACCGCGACACGGGGCAGCTGACCTACCTGCCGCTGCCCGACGAAACGCTGGAGGACACGGAGGTGCTGGCGCCCCGGCTGACGGAGTTCGTGCAGGTGCGCGGCCAGGCGTACAACCGCGGCGCCCTCCTGTCGGAACCGACCGACGTGCGGCCGGTGAAGGGGCTTCGTTTCGAGGGACTGACGTTCCGGCACGCCGACTGGTACCAGCCGCAGGCCGAAATGCTGCCGCACACGCTCGGCGACTTCGATATTCAGGAAGTGCCGATCGGCAGCGCCCCCCAGGCGGCCGCCCACGTGCCGTCCGTGATCAACCTGAAGTTCGCTACGCATTGCGCGATCGACGGATGCACGATCGAGCACGTCGGCTTCAGCGCGGTGGAGATGGGGCCGGGATGCTTGGACTGCTCGGTCCTTCACAACCAGTTTCGCCAGTTGGGCGGCGGGGGAATCAAGATCGGCGGAAGTGAACTGGACGGCGCGCTCACCGAGCGCACGGGCCGCATCACGACCAGCGACAACACGATCAGCTACATCGGGAAGGTCTTCCATCAGAGCGTCGGCATTCTGCTCACGAATGCTCACGACTGCACGATCGCGCACAACGAGGTCGCCCACAGCTGCTACACGGGCATTTCGTGCGGGTGGTCGTGGGGATACCGCCGGACGGTCACGCAGGACATCCGCATTGAAAAGAACCTCATCCGCGATATCGGCGAGGGCGTGCTGTCCGACAACGGCGGCATCTACCTGCTGGGCGTGCAGCCCGGCACAGTGGTGCGCGGCAACCACGTCTGCCGCGTGACGGCAGCCGATTACGGTGGGTGGGGCATTTACCCGGACGAGGGAAGCGCGCACCTGCTGATCGAGGGCAACTGGGTCCACGACACGCAGGGACCTATGTTGAACATCCATTACGGGCGCGAGATCGTCATCCGTAACAACGTCTTCGCGCGTTCGACCGAGGGTGGCACGCTCTGCGTCGGCCGTGGCGAGCCGCACATCTCGGCCAACGTGTTCCAGAACCTCTTCCTTGGTCCGGCCAAGGCCAGCTACCAGGGCGCCTACGCCGGCGACATCCGCCAATCGGTGCGGGCGACGTCCAACCTGTTCCATTTCCCCGACGGGGTTCCCGACGCCACCCACATGGACTTCCGCGATGACGTGCAACACGAAATCAGCTGGCAGGAATGGCTGGCGGCCGGTCAGGATGCGGCGTCGATCAACGCCGACCCGATGGTGACCGAAACGGAGCGCAACTTGACGTTTGCGCCCGACAGCCCCATCTCGCGCATCGGTTTTCGTCCCTACGACTGGTCGGACTGCGGGCCGCGACCGCGACCGCAGCCCACGAAGTAGCGGCTGACGGCTGCAGTATGGCGTGACCTGAACAAATTGCTGCGCGATGCATTGCCGTTCTTGTGATATGGGCCCCAAGGCTGGTGGACAAAACCTCGACGCCATGCGCGGACGGGTCATCCCGATGGGAGGCTTGCCGACTTGAGGGATCTCCCAAGGCCCAGAACCGTCCGTGGCTTGAGATCCCTCAGGTCGGCGAGCCTCCCATCGGGATGACAAGTGCGCGCGAGGCGGTGGGGTTTTGTCCGCTATACATCAGGCCCCTGCTGTCGTCGTGCGAGCTTGCGATCTTGCGCCGAGCGATAAACATTTCTGCGCTCGACGACATTGGCGACGTGTGGATCCACGGCATATTACAGGTAGCACTGCTAGAGATCGGCGGGCGCGCCGCCGACGAACTTTCTAATTCCCCGAACGTCGCAAGAATCGCCGCACTTAGCGCAATGGCCTTCCACCCTGATCGCCGCTCGCGCCGACGCAATTCTCCTTTGGAAGACACAGACGATGCATCAACCAATCTCATTCGACCGGCCCGTTTACCAAACCGTCAACGGCTATCGCAAGTTGATCGACCTGCTCGACGGGCGTGTGATGCTTTCGGTGTTGTTCGTTTCGGTGGCGGGGAACGACGCGAACCCCGGTACGTCGATCGACGCGCCGGTGCGGACCATTCAGCAGGCGGTGAGCCTTGCAAAGCCCGGCGATTCGGTGGTCGTCCGTGAGGGCACTTATCGCGAAACCGTGACGACCTCCCATTCCGGCACCGCGGCTGCGCCCATCACGATCCGCAGTCATG
Above is a window of Tepidisphaeraceae bacterium DNA encoding:
- a CDS encoding prepilin-type N-terminal cleavage/methylation domain-containing protein, which encodes MSRNRKSSRRSCPLGFTLVELLVVIGIIALLISILLPSLNKARQAANTVACASNMRQIGLMFRMYANENSGILPPGGYQLAPGRNWTWTDWMDKYLTGGRMPDAVKDGDYSNTAQTYCPPILQCPSDNSTPMRNITYKPIRNRNWNSFGLGSLGISTISAGPTTVDFYGKPASRKQYSSIANDTIMLMEWSDGSVINDSLPNSPMGTTGGSAKDAPAQQVKGPWENTNLPSNSPVGAISYALHPGGRFNYLIADGHVEAMTPYESAGVIKGSPDYINRMKGPTSGRWTYVKD
- a CDS encoding trehalase family glycosidase, producing the protein MTTDTNTPDATYAALQARLCQGWNTWDVRSLLSHVLLPHALAVRIGIKEYASGRYLGEALVGRHGEQVEAVRPGVRSYDGAYTELEITWANVRLRVESTADDSGLLLLVTPLDRQSVDRSLRLPVLVVGGAFLWNSDGVVRHDGLDLLATPPGESAVRIACSGQRSDDRNVPATGPYVAVTIEDQPIVITAGKPYDAPAARKLLDARRESLHASFAAQGERDGEIAGAVQSALAWNTIHDPDGRRAISPVSRVWSSQQGGWVLFCWDTYFAAILASATGNVDLAYANVVEITRHATEAGFVPNTTNAHGFATRDRSQPPVGGTVLLELFRRHGDAWVVRLLLDRLLKWNRWWHEARAAGEGCLAWGSNTYAPVVGNEWETAKNGVGGRFGGALESGMDNSPTYDDVPFDAATGTLALQDVGLTSLYVSDCDALAELATAVDRHEVAAELRGRAQVYRAGLASLWCEELGLFANRRLDTGEFSHRSAPPSFFPLLVPGVATASQMQRMLKEHLHAPTRFGGEWVIPSCPRDDAAYPEQHYWRGRIWGPHNYLVWLGLRRSGLDDAAADLAHRSAALLLREWRSHRHVHENYHGDSGDGCGYRWSDSFYHWGGLLGIPSILTPK
- a CDS encoding AraC family transcriptional regulator, which encodes MTTTPDLPPAFTGQPCPPGVIRRDLYLASIGYFRRKRTHVKARFNFPAIALIVRGKGTYRAGNGPCTVVSPGMVIGVYPGPVFDYGPDDDWEEHYIGFDGPNAARLVESGLIPTGGIPLRLPEVTFAVALFQEAARLYQRDAMGDVDRACLVGQQLLVDLHAAAAGAPSPSDPIEAILATCRQRLQEPLDFQALARRHDISYSSVRQQIRARTGLAPAKYLARLRCEAASVLLATTTLPVKEIARRVGVPDPFSFSRAFRRTIGTAPERYRASQRVYG
- a CDS encoding phytanoyl-CoA dioxygenase family protein; the encoded protein is MNATAPDITETLSPDQTERFDRDGYIAIPKLLDPTTLETLRDYYDRIIRSEIKLPGDRQLGSVTRQVMHPRKDIPYFNDNPAVSRGLRLAKQLLRADRVEVSFDMLIYKPPMHPKATPWHQDFAYNNMPFAPEGMPMDGGGVQFWVALDDVDFENGCMHFLPGHHKQALRLHYVYAGKPTDEGRLLATAAFGDPDLPNEGIACPLAAGGCTIHAYGTPHYTPPNTSQSRGRRAYIFNVRAM
- a CDS encoding GDSL-type esterase/lipase family protein encodes the protein MLYNDVELHNVTAIEAIPGKPGMRLQRVPDSVRADLNEGASGASLAPTSCEVRFVTKSPTPRVKLYSDVHHEYVHVSQGDFLQSEVMIEPGATRTIELQAAVDLPGLVQANGLRSAFAPTVWRLRLSGTGRVHLVSVDAGGLPVRPPMDSEKPAKRWLAYGSSITQGFSAPRLANPYVVQAARQLGVDVYNVGFGGSCHAERELTDYFAARDDWDLITCELGINLHNHTMPIAEAADRFAYLARTLGAAQPDKPVVLITAFFSSHDLRPPSENVRMRADSLRAAVRDAAANCGCDNVTLIEGTDLLPSLRGLSPDLVHPSDHGMTIIADNLAARLAPLIG
- a CDS encoding right-handed parallel beta-helix repeat-containing protein, which gives rise to MNEFSITTDGDDTAPEGPWASLVGARDGLRRLRECGQLKGPARVTVGGGRYAMREAIRFKVADGDTTYVADPNAPAIFDGAERIDGWTETTHAGCRAWVTTVPDVAANRWYFRSLFVRGSRRPRARLPKFTADAKGVANVRRIAELRYPENRKLFAGDNVFKPAAGDVQDWPSLIDAEIVLLHYWLETRLPSPRFDARTGWVRCGRRSVFNLYESFNPKLARYYVDNLYEALSEPGEWYLNRDTGQLTYLPLPDETLEDTEVLAPRLTEFVQVRGQAYNRGALLSEPTDVRPVKGLRFEGLTFRHADWYQPQAEMLPHTLGDFDIQEVPIGSAPQAAAHVPSVINLKFATHCAIDGCTIEHVGFSAVEMGPGCLDCSVLHNQFRQLGGGGIKIGGSELDGALTERTGRITTSDNTISYIGKVFHQSVGILLTNAHDCTIAHNEVAHSCYTGISCGWSWGYRRTVTQDIRIEKNLIRDIGEGVLSDNGGIYLLGVQPGTVVRGNHVCRVTAADYGGWGIYPDEGSAHLLIEGNWVHDTQGPMLNIHYGREIVIRNNVFARSTEGGTLCVGRGEPHISANVFQNLFLGPAKASYQGAYAGDIRQSVRATSNLFHFPDGVPDATHMDFRDDVQHEISWQEWLAAGQDAASINADPMVTETERNLTFAPDSPISRIGFRPYDWSDCGPRPRPQPTK